One stretch of Streptomyces hygroscopicus DNA includes these proteins:
- a CDS encoding phosphate acetyltransferase — protein MTRSVYVTGVERGDGRQVVELGVMELLTRHVDRVGVFRPLVHDDPDRLFDLLRARYRLGQSPESVFGMTYHEAATLQAERGADELVSQLVGRFHEVADAYDYVLVLGSDYAATSLPDELGLNARLANEFGASMITVVGGQRQTAESAGAEAHNAYRAYEAQGCDVVAVVVNRVVPGDREAIAERLAAKLPVPSYVLPEDQSLSAPTVSQIVRTLGAEVLLGDETGLSRDVRDFVFGGAMLPSFLPALTEGCLVVTPGDRADLIVGALAAHSAGAPSIAGVLLTLDERPGPDILALASRLAPGTPVVSVAGGSFPTAAELFAIEGKLTASAPRKAETALGLFERHVDTAALTERISVSRSARVTPMMFERELIERSRSRRRRVVLPEGAEERVLRAADVLLRRDVCDLTLLGEEDAIRKRAAELGIQLAEAQIVDPQTSPLRERFAEGYAKLRAHKGVSYELAYDVVADVSYFGTLMVQEGLADGMVSGAVHSTAATIRPAFEIIKTAPGAEIVSSVFFMCLADRVLVYGDCAVNPDPDAEQLADIAIQSATTAARFGVEPRIAMLSYSTGTSGSGADVDKVRKATELVRERRPDLLVEGPIQYDAAVDAAVAATKLPDSEVAGNATVLIFPDLNTGNNTYKAVQRSAGAVAVGPVLQGLRKPVNDLSRGALVQDIVNTVSITAIQAQSPASPAQKAQSA, from the coding sequence GTGACACGCAGCGTGTACGTGACCGGAGTCGAGCGTGGCGACGGACGCCAGGTCGTGGAGCTGGGGGTGATGGAACTCCTGACCCGTCATGTCGACCGGGTCGGCGTCTTCCGCCCCCTGGTGCACGACGACCCCGATCGCCTCTTCGACCTGCTGCGGGCGCGCTACCGGCTCGGCCAGTCGCCGGAGTCGGTCTTCGGCATGACGTATCACGAGGCGGCCACGCTCCAGGCCGAGCGGGGCGCCGACGAGCTGGTCTCGCAGCTCGTCGGCCGCTTCCACGAGGTCGCCGACGCGTATGACTACGTCCTGGTGCTGGGCAGCGACTACGCGGCCACCAGCCTCCCCGACGAGCTGGGGCTGAACGCACGGCTCGCCAATGAGTTCGGCGCCTCGATGATCACGGTCGTCGGCGGGCAGCGGCAGACCGCCGAATCGGCCGGTGCCGAGGCCCACAACGCCTACCGCGCCTACGAGGCGCAGGGCTGCGACGTGGTCGCGGTGGTCGTCAACCGGGTGGTGCCCGGGGACCGCGAGGCCATCGCCGAGCGGCTGGCCGCCAAGCTGCCGGTCCCCAGCTATGTGCTGCCCGAGGACCAGTCGCTGTCGGCACCCACCGTCTCCCAGATCGTCCGCACCCTGGGCGCGGAGGTGCTGCTCGGCGATGAGACCGGGCTCTCCCGGGACGTGCGGGACTTCGTGTTCGGCGGCGCGATGCTGCCGAGCTTCCTGCCCGCGCTGACCGAGGGCTGTCTGGTGGTGACGCCCGGGGACCGCGCGGACCTGATCGTGGGCGCGCTGGCCGCGCACAGCGCCGGCGCCCCGTCGATCGCCGGGGTGCTGCTCACCCTGGACGAGCGGCCGGGCCCGGACATCCTGGCGCTGGCCTCGCGGCTGGCCCCGGGGACCCCGGTGGTGTCGGTGGCGGGCGGGTCCTTCCCGACGGCGGCCGAGCTGTTCGCCATCGAGGGCAAGCTCACGGCGAGCGCGCCGCGCAAGGCGGAGACGGCGCTCGGCCTCTTCGAGCGGCATGTGGACACCGCCGCGCTGACCGAGCGCATCTCGGTGAGCCGCTCCGCCCGGGTCACCCCGATGATGTTCGAGCGCGAGCTGATCGAGCGGTCCCGGTCCCGTCGCCGCCGGGTGGTGCTGCCCGAGGGCGCGGAGGAGCGGGTGCTGCGCGCCGCCGACGTACTGCTCCGCCGCGATGTGTGCGATCTCACACTGCTGGGTGAGGAGGACGCGATCCGCAAGCGCGCGGCCGAGCTCGGCATCCAGCTCGCCGAGGCGCAGATCGTCGATCCGCAGACCTCCCCGCTGCGGGAGCGCTTCGCCGAGGGGTACGCGAAGCTGCGCGCCCACAAGGGCGTCTCCTACGAGCTGGCGTACGACGTGGTGGCGGACGTCTCCTACTTCGGCACCCTGATGGTCCAGGAGGGCCTGGCCGACGGCATGGTCTCGGGCGCGGTGCACTCCACCGCCGCCACCATCCGGCCCGCCTTCGAGATCATCAAGACCGCCCCGGGCGCCGAGATCGTCTCCTCGGTCTTCTTCATGTGCCTGGCCGACCGGGTGCTGGTCTACGGCGACTGCGCGGTCAACCCCGACCCGGACGCCGAGCAGCTCGCGGACATCGCCATCCAGTCGGCGACGACGGCCGCCCGGTTCGGGGTGGAGCCGAGGATCGCGATGCTGTCGTACTCCACCGGCACCTCGGGCTCCGGCGCGGATGTGGACAAGGTCCGCAAGGCGACCGAGCTGGTCCGCGAGCGCCGCCCCGATCTGCTGGTCGAGGGTCCGATCCAGTACGACGCGGCGGTGGACGCCGCGGTCGCGGCGACCAAGCTGCCCGACTCCGAGGTGGCGGGCAACGCCACCGTGCTGATCTTCCCGGACCTGAACACCGGCAACAACACCTACAAGGCCGTGCAGCGCTCGGCGGGCGCCGTCGCGGTCGGCCCGGTGCTGCAGGGTCTGCGCAAGCCGGTGAACGACCTGTCCCGCGGGGCACTCGTCCAGGACATCGTCAACACCGTCTCGATCACCGCCATCCAGGCCCAGTCCCCGGCGTCCCCCGCACAGAAGGCGCAGTCCGCGTGA
- a CDS encoding 6-phosphofructokinase — translation MRIGVLTAGGDCPGLNAVIRSVVHRAVAGHGDEVIGFEDGFKGLLDGRHHKLDLDAVSGILARGGTILGSSRLERARLREACETSKDHARDYGIDVLIPIGGEGTLTAARMLSEAGLPIVGVPKTIDNDISSTDRTFGFDTAVGVATEAMDRLKTTAESHQRVMVVEVMGRHAGWIALESGMAGGAHGICLPERPFEVDGLVKMVEERFARGKKFAVICVAEGAHPAEGSMEYQKGAIDQYGHERFTGIGNRLAAELERRLGKEARPVILGHVQRGGTPTAYDRVLATRFGWHAVEAAHRGDFGMMTALRGTDITMVPIAEAVTELKTVPVERMDEAESVF, via the coding sequence ATGCGCATCGGAGTTCTCACCGCAGGCGGCGACTGCCCCGGCCTCAACGCTGTGATCCGGTCGGTGGTGCACCGCGCGGTCGCCGGCCACGGAGACGAGGTGATCGGGTTCGAGGACGGCTTCAAGGGCCTCCTCGACGGCCGTCACCACAAGCTCGACCTCGACGCCGTCAGCGGCATCCTCGCCCGCGGCGGCACCATCCTCGGTTCCTCCCGGCTGGAGCGCGCCCGGCTGCGCGAGGCATGCGAGACCTCGAAGGACCACGCGCGTGACTACGGGATAGATGTGCTGATCCCGATCGGCGGCGAGGGCACCCTCACCGCGGCGCGGATGCTCTCCGAGGCCGGGCTGCCGATCGTCGGCGTCCCGAAGACGATCGACAACGACATCTCCTCCACCGACCGCACCTTCGGCTTCGACACCGCCGTCGGCGTCGCCACCGAGGCGATGGACCGGCTGAAGACCACCGCCGAATCGCATCAGCGGGTCATGGTCGTCGAGGTCATGGGGCGCCACGCGGGCTGGATCGCGCTGGAGTCCGGGATGGCCGGCGGCGCCCACGGCATCTGCCTGCCCGAGCGGCCCTTCGAGGTCGACGGGCTGGTGAAGATGGTCGAGGAGCGGTTCGCCCGCGGCAAGAAGTTCGCGGTCATCTGCGTCGCCGAGGGCGCGCATCCGGCCGAGGGCTCCATGGAGTACCAGAAGGGCGCGATCGACCAGTACGGCCATGAGCGGTTCACCGGTATCGGCAACCGCCTCGCGGCCGAGCTGGAGCGGCGCCTGGGCAAGGAGGCCCGCCCGGTCATCCTGGGCCATGTGCAGCGCGGCGGCACGCCCACCGCGTACGACCGCGTGCTGGCCACCCGCTTCGGCTGGCACGCCGTCGAGGCGGCGCACCGGGGCGACTTCGGCATGATGACCGCGCTGCGCGGCACGGACATCACGATGGTGCCGATCGCCGAGGCGGTCACCGAGCTGAAGACCGTTCCGGTCGAGCGGATGGACGAGGCCGAGTCGGTCTTCTGA
- a CDS encoding acetate kinase, whose amino-acid sequence MNGSRVLVLNSGSSSVKYQLLDMADGSRPASGIVERIGEGPVADHAAALKQVADELAAQGLGLDSPELAAVGHRVVHGGTRFTEPTLITDEVVEEIEKLIPLAPLHNPANVTGIKVARALRPDLPQVAVFDTAFHSTIPEAAARYAIDVATADRWGVRRYGFHGTSHAYVSRATAALLGKDPAAVNTIVLHLGNGASASAVRGGVCVETSMGLTPLEGLVMGTRSGDIDPAAIFHLSRVGGMSTDEIDTLLNKRSGLAGLCGDNDMREIGRRMGEGDQAAQLAFDIYIHRLRKYVGAYTAVLGRVDAIAFTAGVGENSAAVREAAMRDLTAFGIEVDGVRNALRSATARLISTESSRVAVAVVPTDEELEIAGQTFDLVSA is encoded by the coding sequence GTGAACGGCTCCCGAGTCCTCGTCCTCAACTCCGGCTCCTCGTCCGTGAAGTACCAGCTTCTGGACATGGCCGACGGCTCCCGGCCCGCCTCCGGCATCGTGGAGCGGATCGGTGAGGGCCCCGTCGCCGACCACGCGGCGGCCCTCAAGCAGGTCGCCGACGAACTGGCCGCCCAGGGCCTGGGCCTCGACTCGCCCGAGCTGGCGGCGGTCGGCCATCGGGTGGTGCACGGCGGCACCCGGTTCACCGAGCCGACCCTGATCACCGACGAGGTGGTCGAGGAGATCGAGAAGCTGATCCCGCTGGCCCCGCTGCACAACCCGGCCAACGTCACCGGGATCAAGGTGGCCCGCGCGCTGCGCCCGGACCTGCCGCAGGTCGCGGTCTTCGACACGGCGTTCCACTCGACCATCCCGGAGGCGGCGGCGCGCTACGCGATCGACGTGGCGACCGCCGACCGCTGGGGGGTGCGGCGCTACGGCTTCCACGGCACCTCGCACGCGTATGTCTCCCGGGCCACCGCCGCGCTGCTGGGCAAGGACCCCGCGGCGGTCAACACGATCGTGCTGCACCTGGGCAACGGGGCCAGCGCCTCGGCGGTGCGCGGCGGCGTCTGCGTGGAGACCTCGATGGGGCTGACCCCGTTGGAGGGCCTGGTGATGGGTACCCGCTCGGGAGACATCGACCCGGCGGCGATCTTCCATCTGTCCCGGGTGGGCGGTATGTCGACCGATGAGATCGACACGCTGCTCAACAAGCGCAGCGGGCTGGCCGGTCTGTGCGGGGACAACGACATGCGCGAGATCGGCCGCCGGATGGGCGAGGGCGATCAGGCCGCCCAGCTCGCCTTCGACATCTACATCCACCGACTGCGGAAGTATGTGGGCGCGTACACCGCGGTACTCGGGCGGGTGGACGCCATCGCGTTCACCGCCGGTGTGGGGGAGAACTCCGCGGCGGTACGGGAGGCGGCGATGCGCGACCTCACCGCGTTCGGCATCGAGGTGGACGGAGTCCGCAACGCGCTGCGCTCCGCCACGGCGCGGCTGATCTCCACGGAGTCCAGCCGGGTCGCGGTGGCCGTGGTGCCCACCGATGAGGAGCTGGAGATCGCCGGCCAGACGTTCGACCTGGTCAGCGCCTAG
- a CDS encoding transcriptional regulator, translating to MSDRLDGWAAANRPSGRAWDISTAETQSIPVQGTTQSMPAQGTPGVPTKPAPYRRGEETVSAPTLTPTPEPEPTPTPTVRRRAPKEPLSRRRRIIRLAIVTVSALLLASGSAYVWADTQLNREVDLGKSPDRPPPGKGTNYLIVGSDSREGLSEQARKNLRTGSAEGRRTDSMMVLHTGSNGTTMMSLPRDSWVTIPGFLRPDTGKTFAPSQNKLNAAYSMGGPDLLVSTIERNTGLRIDHYAEIGFSGFVDVVDAVGGVRMCVDRDIKDPKSGLDLQKGCHTLDGAKALAFVRQRKQEAKGDLGRTQNQQKFLAALADKAATPGVLANPFAAFPTVRAGLDTLIVDKDMGLRNLMSLFEAMKGVTSGDGRQLNVPVANPNLRTSKGSAVQWNVTQARRLFDQLRNDQPVDIAPPTP from the coding sequence ATGAGCGATCGGTTGGACGGGTGGGCCGCCGCGAACCGGCCGTCGGGGCGGGCCTGGGACATCTCCACGGCGGAGACGCAGAGCATCCCCGTGCAGGGGACCACCCAGAGCATGCCCGCGCAGGGAACCCCCGGCGTCCCGACGAAACCCGCCCCCTACCGCAGGGGCGAGGAGACCGTCAGCGCTCCCACACTCACCCCCACACCCGAACCCGAACCCACCCCCACCCCCACCGTCCGGCGCCGCGCCCCCAAGGAACCCCTCAGTCGGCGCCGCCGGATCATCCGGCTGGCCATCGTGACCGTCTCCGCGCTGCTCCTGGCCTCCGGCAGCGCCTACGTCTGGGCCGACACCCAGCTCAACCGCGAGGTCGACCTCGGCAAATCACCGGACCGCCCACCGCCCGGCAAGGGCACCAACTACCTCATCGTGGGCTCCGACAGCCGGGAGGGCCTCTCCGAACAGGCCAGGAAGAACCTGCGCACCGGCTCGGCCGAGGGCCGCCGCACCGACTCGATGATGGTGCTGCACACCGGCTCCAACGGCACCACGATGATGAGCCTGCCGCGCGACTCCTGGGTGACCATCCCGGGGTTCCTCCGCCCCGACACCGGCAAGACCTTCGCCCCGTCCCAGAACAAGCTGAACGCGGCGTACTCGATGGGCGGCCCCGATCTCCTCGTCTCGACCATCGAGCGCAACACGGGGCTGCGCATCGACCACTACGCGGAGATCGGCTTCTCCGGATTCGTGGACGTCGTGGACGCGGTCGGCGGGGTACGGATGTGCGTGGACCGCGACATCAAGGACCCCAAGTCCGGGCTGGACCTGCAGAAGGGCTGCCACACCCTCGACGGCGCCAAGGCGCTCGCCTTCGTCCGCCAGCGCAAGCAGGAGGCCAAGGGCGACCTGGGCCGCACCCAGAACCAGCAGAAGTTCCTGGCCGCCCTCGCCGACAAGGCCGCCACACCGGGCGTCCTGGCCAACCCGTTCGCGGCCTTCCCGACCGTACGCGCGGGCCTGGACACGCTCATCGTGGACAAGGACATGGGCCTGCGGAACCTGATGTCCCTGTTCGAGGCGATGAAGGGCGTCACCTCGGGCGACGGCCGGCAGCTCAACGTCCCGGTGGCCAACCCCAACCTCCGGACCTCCAAGGGCAGCGCCGTGCAGTGGAACGTGACGCAGGCGAGGCGCCTCTTCGACCAGTTGCGGAACGACCAGCCGGTGGACATCGCCCCGCCGACGCCGTAA
- a CDS encoding pyruvate kinase, with amino-acid sequence MRRSKIVCTLGPAVDSYDQLKSLIEAGMNVARFNMSHGTHPEHEERYHRVRKASEETGHAVGVLADLQGPKIRLETFKDGPVELVRGDEFIITTEDVEGDRTICGTTYKGLPGDVSKGDQVLINDGNVELRVTAVEGSRVRTIVIEGGVISDHKGINLPGAAVNVPALSEKDIEDLKFALRMGCDMVALSFVRDASDVRDVHRVMDEVGRRVPVIAKVEKPQAVANMTEVVAAFDGVMVARGDLAVEYPLEKVPMVQKRLIELCRRNAKPVIVATQMMESMITNSRPTRAEASDVANAILDGTDAVMLSAESSVGSYPIETVKTMSRIVQAAEQELLSRGLQPLVPGKKPRTQGGSVARAAAEIADFLGAKSLVAFTQSGDTARRLSRYRAQQPILAFTTDAATRNQLTLSWGVESFVAPYVEHTDAMVDLVDAELLKLGRYNEGDTMIITAGSPPGVPGTTNMVRVHHLGGASQ; translated from the coding sequence ATGCGCCGTTCCAAAATCGTCTGCACTCTGGGCCCCGCTGTCGACTCCTACGACCAGCTCAAGTCCCTCATCGAGGCCGGGATGAACGTGGCCCGGTTCAACATGAGCCACGGAACCCACCCGGAGCATGAGGAGCGGTACCACCGCGTCCGCAAGGCATCCGAGGAGACCGGGCACGCGGTCGGCGTCCTCGCCGACCTCCAGGGCCCCAAGATCCGTCTGGAGACCTTCAAGGACGGCCCGGTGGAGCTGGTCCGCGGGGATGAGTTCATCATCACCACCGAGGACGTGGAGGGTGACCGCACCATCTGCGGCACCACCTACAAGGGGCTGCCGGGCGATGTGTCCAAGGGCGACCAGGTCCTGATCAACGACGGCAATGTCGAGCTGCGGGTCACCGCGGTCGAGGGCTCCCGGGTCCGGACCATCGTCATCGAGGGCGGGGTGATCTCCGACCACAAGGGGATCAACCTGCCGGGTGCGGCGGTCAACGTGCCCGCGCTGTCCGAGAAGGACATCGAGGACCTGAAGTTCGCCCTGCGGATGGGCTGCGACATGGTCGCCCTGTCCTTCGTCCGGGACGCGTCCGACGTCCGGGACGTCCACCGTGTCATGGACGAGGTGGGCCGCCGGGTGCCGGTGATCGCCAAGGTGGAGAAGCCGCAGGCGGTCGCCAATATGACCGAGGTCGTCGCGGCCTTCGACGGGGTGATGGTGGCCCGTGGTGACCTCGCGGTGGAGTATCCGCTGGAGAAGGTCCCGATGGTGCAGAAGCGGCTGATCGAGCTCTGCCGCCGCAACGCCAAGCCGGTGATCGTCGCGACCCAGATGATGGAGTCGATGATCACCAACTCCCGGCCGACCCGCGCCGAGGCGTCCGACGTCGCCAACGCGATCCTGGACGGCACCGACGCGGTGATGCTCTCCGCCGAGTCCTCGGTCGGCTCGTACCCGATCGAGACGGTCAAGACGATGTCCCGGATCGTCCAGGCCGCCGAGCAGGAGCTGCTCTCGCGCGGTCTGCAGCCGCTGGTGCCCGGCAAGAAGCCGCGCACCCAGGGCGGTTCGGTGGCCCGCGCGGCCGCCGAGATCGCCGACTTCCTGGGCGCCAAGTCGCTGGTGGCCTTCACCCAGTCCGGTGACACCGCCCGCCGGCTCTCCCGCTACCGCGCCCAGCAGCCGATCCTGGCCTTCACCACCGATGCGGCCACCCGCAACCAGCTCACGCTGAGCTGGGGCGTGGAGTCCTTCGTGGCGCCCTATGTCGAGCACACCGACGCGATGGTCGACCTGGTGGACGCCGAGCTGCTGAAGCTGGGCCGTTACAACGAGGGCGACACCATGATCATCACCGCCGGCTCGCCCCCCGGCGTCCCCGGCACCACCAACATGGTCCGGGTGCACCACCTGGGCGGCGCGAGCCAGTAG
- a CDS encoding sugar ABC transporter permease produces the protein MSTLSARPARPWPGSATSRPRPRWSPSRRRRLAADAALLLIAAAFLLPLAWLVLASIDSDATLRVSAPGSPTLDNFSAVWTDEITFTPMLNSLLLCGGATILTVACAALAAYPLSRFRSRVVRPYLLTVLFTTCLPITAIMVPVYGLFVQVDLIDTMSGTALFLSASQLPFAVWLMKNFMDGVPVILEEAAWTDGASWLQSLTRVILPLMGPGITVVMIYSFIMMWGNFFVPFMLLLSPEQLPASVSIFTFFGNYGQVVYGQLAAFSILYSTPVLLLYVLISRRLGGGFALGGAVKG, from the coding sequence TTGTCCACGCTCTCCGCCCGCCCCGCCCGCCCATGGCCCGGCTCCGCCACATCCCGCCCGCGCCCCCGCTGGTCCCCGAGCCGACGCCGCCGACTGGCCGCCGACGCCGCGCTGCTGCTCATCGCGGCCGCGTTCCTGCTCCCGCTCGCCTGGCTGGTCCTGGCCTCCATCGACAGCGACGCCACCCTGCGGGTCTCGGCACCCGGCTCGCCCACGCTGGACAACTTCTCGGCGGTGTGGACGGACGAGATCACCTTCACGCCGATGCTCAACAGCCTGCTCCTGTGCGGCGGCGCCACCATCCTGACCGTCGCCTGCGCCGCGCTGGCCGCCTATCCCCTCTCCCGCTTCCGCTCCCGCGTCGTACGCCCGTATCTGCTGACGGTGCTCTTCACCACCTGTCTGCCGATCACCGCGATCATGGTTCCGGTCTACGGACTCTTCGTCCAAGTGGACCTCATCGACACCATGTCCGGCACGGCGCTCTTCCTCTCCGCCTCCCAACTCCCCTTCGCCGTCTGGCTGATGAAGAACTTCATGGACGGCGTGCCGGTGATCCTCGAAGAGGCCGCCTGGACCGACGGCGCGTCCTGGCTGCAGAGCCTGACCCGGGTCATCCTGCCGCTGATGGGCCCGGGCATCACGGTGGTGATGATCTACAGCTTCATCATGATGTGGGGAAACTTCTTCGTCCCCTTCATGCTGCTGCTCTCCCCCGAACAACTCCCCGCGTCCGTCTCGATCTTCACCTTCTTCGGCAACTACGGCCAGGTCGTCTACGGCCAGCTGGCCGCCTTCTCGATCCTCTACTCGACGCCCGTGCTGCTGCTCTACGTCCTGATCTCCCGCCGCCTGGGCGGCGGCTTCGCCCTGGGCGGCGCCGTCAAGGGATGA
- a CDS encoding aromatic ring-opening dioxygenase LigA — translation MALTRPTLTRRGVRALAAVAVALAALTGAIVWFAGSEDRALDGACDGVLPVGDVRSVLGEDAELDVTNRTEGAFGDKAAKSGGKRANSLSVRCRIAAEGTGHIAVTIAGSPRPRAEYGYGELYAAVPASHTLPVPLGNGWSGLFAAETARLDDAEDGTATTAVLLDCARRGDSLLITVETALRGATTLDDPAVRPDFVRTATATAEAANDHWGCGARLGTPVRTVGLPVNEDEYEPLLGAKGTCAAVPTASRSAVSTARETARDRAPRENCVLGTRDGSPLYRLEAYYGPYAEDARSQYTRDYDYENVTPAEKPAGRLGQSAYWAGATCPRGAESALYLIRAADADGETRRRPDLAYERAALAAFAAASAEHHGCASPSLPKG, via the coding sequence GTGGCACTGACCCGACCCACACTCACCCGGCGCGGGGTCCGGGCCCTGGCGGCCGTCGCGGTGGCGCTGGCCGCCCTCACCGGAGCGATCGTCTGGTTCGCGGGCAGCGAGGACCGGGCGCTGGACGGGGCCTGTGACGGGGTGCTTCCGGTCGGCGACGTCCGCTCGGTGCTCGGCGAGGACGCCGAACTGGACGTGACCAACCGCACCGAGGGCGCCTTCGGGGACAAGGCCGCCAAAAGCGGGGGCAAGCGGGCCAACAGCCTGTCCGTCCGCTGCCGGATCGCCGCCGAGGGCACCGGCCACATCGCCGTCACCATCGCGGGCTCGCCCCGCCCCCGCGCCGAGTACGGATACGGCGAGCTCTACGCCGCCGTACCCGCGAGCCACACGCTTCCCGTCCCCCTCGGCAACGGCTGGTCCGGCCTGTTCGCCGCCGAGACCGCACGGCTGGACGACGCCGAGGACGGCACGGCCACCACCGCCGTGCTGCTCGACTGCGCCCGGCGCGGCGACAGCCTGCTGATCACCGTCGAGACCGCGCTGCGCGGCGCCACCACCCTCGACGACCCCGCCGTCCGCCCCGACTTCGTCCGCACCGCCACCGCCACCGCCGAGGCGGCCAACGACCACTGGGGTTGCGGCGCCCGCCTGGGCACCCCCGTCCGTACGGTCGGCCTGCCGGTGAACGAGGACGAGTACGAACCGCTGCTCGGCGCCAAGGGCACCTGCGCGGCCGTCCCCACCGCCTCCCGCTCCGCCGTCTCCACGGCCCGCGAGACCGCCCGCGACCGGGCACCGCGCGAGAACTGCGTCCTCGGCACGCGGGACGGCTCCCCGCTCTACCGTCTTGAGGCGTACTACGGCCCGTACGCGGAGGACGCCCGCTCCCAGTACACCCGGGACTACGACTACGAGAACGTGACCCCCGCCGAGAAGCCCGCCGGGCGGCTCGGCCAGAGCGCCTACTGGGCCGGTGCCACCTGCCCGCGCGGCGCCGAGTCCGCCCTCTACCTCATCCGCGCCGCCGACGCCGACGGCGAAACCCGCCGCCGCCCCGACCTCGCCTACGAACGCGCCGCCCTGGCGGCTTTCGCCGCCGCCTCGGCCGAACACCACGGCTGCGCGTCGCCGAGCCTGCCCAAGGGCTGA